The Solanum pennellii chromosome 4, SPENNV200 genomic interval aaatatcttatatttattattcacttgatataaatatctaataataatatattaattgatgtaatctaacatattacatatagaGTTTATGAAGGATAGAATGTATGTAGAATGTGGATTCGCTTGGACTATGCTATTTATGAATGATCTTTTTAATTTCATAGGGGATTTTGTATTAATCGGTATCGGATTAGGTATAGCTATATCACGAGCTCATGTTTTTACGTAGACAGAATTCCTTTCTCGTTGAGGTAAAGTTTTATATCGGAAAGAACCTCATACTTGGTGTAAACacccaatataaataaaagtttgCCTTATCtattcttgaaaataaaaataaatgttgtgTGTGTTGTAGGGGTGGGGTGGGTGAGGTAGGCGGGGTGGTCACGAGTTTTAAAGAAGGCAACTTAAAAGtgatgattttttattattcagtGCTCGATATCAATATTGGAATATTGATTAATTCAGACCTGCATTGTGTAAAGtccttttaagaaaaaaaaatcatatcagGAATGATTCTTTTTTATACGTTAAGTTCAAACTCAAACTTCTGATTAAAAATTGAGAGATCCTAACCATTccgttattatttttttgtgatgtTTAGAATTGAATACAAAAGATATCTCTATATAATATAGTCAAATATTAAATGAAGATATACGAGGGCGGAAATGAAGATGAGATAATTTTAATGAAGATGtaactttttatataatttacaagttactgcataaaataaatattacaaggaatatatttgaattaattccttttttttttgtttaaaaagtgATCAACCTTTTCAACATTAGTAAACCATCTAATtatatcctttttctttttgccTAATTTTGTACAAATGTCAATGGTTACATGTTTATTAgcacattaatattttttttaaacatggaATTGGTAGATTAGGGGAGCTAGCAGTTTGGTTTGGGAAAGATACAACTACCAATAGCTTCTTAAATATTGACCAAACTAATTCCCAAGACTTCATACTTACTGTTTCCGTccacttttaattattatgttacgctttttaaaatttaatttgattgattttaaaagttaaattagattacagtaatttaatattttaaataaaaaaaatattcaaaaattatacgaAAAGTGCTATAAATTGCAATGATTTATATCAATATGGTGAAGATACATCATACGATGGcaatatctaatttattttttgtcagaATTTGGccagaaatttaaaaaaaattacaatagcttttttagtttaaaataaactgatttttctttcattttttagttaatatgtattaaagataaaaaggtaaaaatatttcGCAAAATAATATAGGTAAAATGCTATTCTGATTAAATTTTctggtcaattttttttttcctttcaggaattcaaatttaaaacttctaattaaaatgaaaaaattacaatCATCCTATCacacaatattaatttttttacttgaaaattaTATAGGTTCAAAATCCATCAcattattacaattttttcacaTCAAAAGTGATTACTTTTTCAAACATtggttatttaatttttaattaattggtcCTAAAGGGACCAACAGGCAACATATACAAGTTCATCCAAGAAAGCGCGTTTGATaagatttttttcaattttagaaTTCGAATTTGAGATCTTTAATTGAAGCATgtggataattttatttaattatttcactACATGTTTGATCATACTTTTTCGatttaacaataatttttatttttattgacttgacatatctataaaataataaataataggaataatattattatataaccCTTCgaaatttaatgttttaaaaagtatattagATATTTGAATTGTATTTAATACTAAGGGTAAAATAGATATAACATTGAAAATTATCTcttgattttctaaattaaacaaataataatcccctcatttcaaaataattaaattattgagtgtttcacaccctttaaaaaaaaagattataatataaattagacatttttcatttttgtccGTGTTAATTATTGTAGAATTATTCAAAGTAACAAAAGTTTCTTGAACtcattatatagaaaatttaaataaaaggtaaaatggaaaaaatattttaaatagtcTTGAAGAttgaacaattaaattaatttgaaatatgaaaatgtCTCAACAActtagttattttaaaattaaaaaaaataaataattaattttttaatattatagataaataaaaatagagagagaaagtattTTGCAGCGTGTCCTGAATGGAGAAATATATTTAGAGCTGGCTATAAATTGAGCAAAAGCAACATTAATTTTTAGAGCTGGCTAGTTGACTAAAAATTTGTGTTCTTGCTAGATATTACTGTTCATTGtgtctatttttattaatcattttattaaataatgtttagtATTAgtctatgaaaaataaatgtgtttTATTGAGGGTAAAATAtggagaaaattaatttttttttctttgatatgTCAAAAACAATaagttaaaaaacaaaatttattttaggaaTAAATGACAAGTAAAAGCAAACGGAGAGATGTTTTCATTCGGCCAAACTCTAATCTagatcataaataaatatatgttcagTAATAGTTATTCATTATTTACTTGACATAAAGATTAAGAAATCATAACTGTTAGGGATATTTTACCAAATCACCCTTATTAAatataagtaattaaaaaattaaataatatgtaataataatgataaaatacacataaaatgataattatttatttatttttataactatacaagtattattggacatttaaaataatataatgaacaagtaaaaattCTTCTCGAATATATTTGAAAAGATTTTACGTATAAGAACAAAATAACAGATAAAGTCTACAAAAAGACAATGcatatacaaaaatttatcAACTCCGACTAACCTgaacaattgaaaataattagctataGACAAATTCTCACACATCTATATAATGTGTAATTAATCTAAATTTATATCGTGTAAAATTCATTTAATATCATATTAATGATAGTTAGATGGGTAAGGATTGTCACTAATAACCTTTATTTTAGTGAGTGTTGGACAGgtttaaataatgaaaaaaatgtggGAATTCACAGTGGTTAAATTGTTTTGCAATGCTCActtcatttcaaaataaattatattttacataatcaagcagaactatttttttttatttcaaaattatattttattttaatatatggagttttaaatcattaaaaagatacttgttttcttaaaacatttaattaggagtgaaataataaattattttttcttttctagaaGTAAGTTATCTTTTTAAAGTcgtataaaaattaaaaacattatttattttaaaacataaaaagtgGTTAAGAGGTTGTTAGGTTTATTAATGAGGAGGGGCTGCCTAACTTGCAAAGTAAAACTTAATTACTTGTTCAACATCATTTAATAGCATCATAAATTCTTTTAGTcaactactattattattattattattatgaacaACAATAAATTGCCAACAATGTTCAAtttattcacaaataaaataaggaaGAAAACAATTAAAGCGTGATaattaaaactaaatataaGTTTAGAAATCAGGTTCCATTAACCTGTCAAAAAATGTATTCCTCTTAGTctcaaattattaattatattttactcattttattttatattaattgaatttgtAAGACAATAAACAGttattaagaaaaacattttaagACATACTTTAAACCATTTTTACTAATCGCTTTttgtgaaaatataaatataactttatacATAGTGCAAGTCATCGATTTTAATATATAGAACGCCAATAAATAAAAGGATAAATacgaaaataatttcaaatatttatctTGAGTTTTAAAcagttttcaattatttttaataatgaaaaaaaatcttaaaattttaattgatataaaataaaggaagtatataataattatcccaaattatttattattttaaagatataaagattattttttaaataattattatttttaaaaaattatacatgtctcaataagatataaatatttgatgaagaGAAATTATTCTTTAAGATACATATTTAAACTCTTTTTTCTAACTAATGTATTGGAATGTGTAAAAAAGGAGAAATAATTATGCATGTTTAGGAGTCAGGATTTTAAGTATGAGGGTTCAAAATctgtgaaaataaaattatgaagtaATCCAAAAGGATTCTAcatttactatatatacataaaattttatttttactatgtataaataatataaattttcgcCGAACCCTCTTAAACTAAGATGGCTCCGCCCCTGATTGATATAACTAGATTGAACAAACAAATATAAcgtatttgataaatataaagcAAATTGATCGATACTGTATCGAATTTGAGCAAACAAATACAATGAATTTGAACAAACAGGTACAACTCCAAAATAGTAGTTATgtatgtttaaatattttctaatataattaTTGTAGAAAAGCACTCAGCAAATATTTAgccataaatttcaaatatatttttaactttatttagaattgattgaGTTAGTTGGGTTTGGTATACTTTTTaggatatttaaaataatattcatgTTTAAACGTTTTTAAATACTTAgtcaaaaacaaattataagttattgttttaattttatatttttcttagccaaatagaataattattttcaagtaagtttaaaaaaaatatttttaataataataataagtaatttttatgACCAAATCTATGAAACTCTTTGATGCATTTTTCCCCATATATTTCTTGCGCAGACAGTAGTctacataattaaaaataccATCATTTCCGCTACTAAAATAGTGAAATAGATGAAATTGCTTCTTCATTAATTAGAAATTTCAGGTTCGAGCTTGGggtataaaaaaaatctttaggAAGGACTGCTTTTTCCTGAATGGGATTTTATGTTACACAAATTCGAAATAGTTGGACCTCAATACAGATATAAGACATCTAACGAAAAACTAAACAAAACCATCCTTAATGCCTACAGAAATTTCAAGTTCGAGCtctaagtataaaaaaaaatccttagTAATGAGTGCTTCCCCTTAGATGGGGTCCTAGATGGCGCAAATTCATGATAATCTGGCCTCAATGCAGATACTAGACACCTAACGAAAAACTAAAAGGAAAAACCATCATTACCACCTACAGATGTGGTGGTGCAGCGGATGAGACTGCTTCTTTATTAACCACAAATTCCAGGTTCAAGCTCTGGTATAAAAAATACTTAGTAAGGAGTGCTTCCCCTGAATGGGCCCTACTTAATGCGAATCTGAAATTGACGGACTTCAATATAGATACCAAACACCAAAGAGAAAACTAAAAACGACCATCcttacactacaacaaaaataacttttagtggcattaaatattgacattaataaagagtgttaaagtttttaccggcattagttaagtgccatTAAAACCGATGTCACTAAAAgttttagggacatatacaaaaagtgacaattgccgctaaaaataaatatttagcagcaattaagaattaattgccgctaatgatAATTCTTGTTATAGTGTTACTGCCTACGAATGGTACTACAATCCATTATTAAccagaaattttaaattcaaactctAGGCATAGAAAAATCTTTGGTAAAAAGCGTTTCCCCTTTATCAGTATCCTCCTATATAACGCAAATCCAAAATAATTGAACCCCGATATggtaaacttaaaaaaaaaacatccttTGCGACCACATAACCTCAATTTCTTCAAGTTACAACTACCCATGTGTCCCTACCCATACCCCTTACCACCCCCTACCCCATTAAAACCAGATGtgtagataaaaaaaaaaattaggaaatttaGGTCATCTCCACACCTTATGGTATTAAAATTCTTCCAaagatattttataatatatccTCCCTCTTAAACCATAAACCcccaaaaatataatatgtatttataataaaattaaagagattacaattttttgtattaGTTAGTTCAATTTTCGCATTTTTAATACacatattcttattttatatgaaatgctttgactttcaattcaaattaaataaatttttaatatttttattatattaactatctaaaataaataatttatttaaagcTCAAGAAGTTCTTTTTCGAAGTTACATTTTTACATTAACGTTTTTTTCGTTTCAAATTCTAACTTTACTATGGAAAACTAAAAGGTTAATCACATTAAATGATTATTTGATTAGTGAACTAATTAACTCTATTACGAAGAgcgttaaataaaaaaatttaacttatttcGAATCGAAAGAATTTGAACCTAAATtgtactccctccatttcaaattaattaaattgttaagACATTTTTCGTTTTTCAAATTAAACTTAATTGTTCAATATTCGCgattatctttaaaatattcttttaatttaccCTACTTTACTTATTATAATTAATGTTAAGTTATACTccattaatcataaatttaacaataatcaataatagtaaaaatgaaaagttatgcttaatttatgtcttaattttttttctttaaagatgTGAAACACCtcaacaatttaattaatttaaaataaaaggagtaTTCGAtttgttcaatattttaaatttaaacgttcaaaaattatattaaaaatgttataagtTGCAATTGTCTttctcatattaatatgatgatcaaTAAATGCATTTATGAACTCCATACAATATTTTGactttcaaaaacaaaataaaacaagtaaaagtaaataGAAGAAGTATTATTCGCAACCGCCAAGCCAACCCCCTAAGTATTATCAGAACACACGTAAATAAAAAGGCGACAGATATTTCATGAAATTAGTTGAGTTATCCAAATTAACTCGTACACTATCACCGttatattaaatgaaaagaacacatgcatgcatgaatacaacaattaatctaTTTTCATAACCAACCCTTCATTAATTAGTGTAGTAGTACTAATTATGATCGTAATCTAACTGTGGTAGGGTGTCTgctcttttttaaattttctcttttatagAGATGAATAGCTTCACTAGTTTAAATTGGAGGCctaacttttaattattttcttctctatAGACAAACTTCTcgtcatataaaaaaaaaaatgagtagaATTGTTGCTCAAAATGTATCACCAGTAAGAGATTGCGTACCTCTTTATGATCGGAGACAAATGGTAGAAATGTCATCGCCGACGTTTGCTCAGTTGTTGAACAACGTCGGAGATAATGTCACCGGCGACGAAACGGGAGGTTCAGTTCACCAAGTTCTGACAATGGAACTGCCTCTGCAGCAGTCAATTCCATTTGTATTGTCATTCAGTAACCTCACATACAGCGTGAGAGTCCGccggaaaaatatttttccggCGATCTCCGGCCGCCGGAACCGGACAGATGAACCGCGGAGCACGAGGACGAAGGTGCTTTTGAATGATATATCAGGAGAGGCGCGTGACGGAGAACTACTCGCGGTGCTCGGCGCGTCTGGTTCGGGGAAATCGACGTTGATCGATGCTTTAGCTAATCGAATTTCGAAAGATAGCTTGAAAGGGGAGATGAAATTGAACGGTGAGCCATTGCATTCGAAGTTGCTGAAAGTGATATCGGCGTACGTAATGCAAGACGATCTCCTTTATCCGATGCTTACAGTTGAAGAAACTTTAATGTTCTCTGCAGAGTTTCGCCTTCCACGAACTCTATCGAAATcgaagaagaagagtagagttcaagcaTTAATCGATCAATTAGGACTCAGAAACGCCGCCAAAACTATAATCGGCGATGAAGGCCACCGTGGAGTCTCCGGCGGTGAAAGACGGAGAGTTTCAATCGGAATCGACATCATCCATGATCCAATCATTTTATTTCTCGATGAACCTACCTCCGGTCTCGATTCCACCAGTGCTTTTATGGTGGTTAAAGTTCTTCAACGAATCGCACAGAGCGGAAGTATTGTGATAATGTCGATTCATCAACCAAGTTATCGAATTCTCGGTTTACTTGATCGATTAATCTTCTTATCACGCGGACAGACTGTTTACAGTGGTTCACCGTTCAATTTGCCCCAATTTTTCGCTGATTTTGGTCATCCAATTCCAGAAAACGAGAATAAAACAGAGTTCGCACTTGATTTAATCCGCGAACTCGAAGGTTCACCTAATGGAACAAGTAGTTTAGTTGAATTTAATcgaaaatggaaaaataacaATCGGAATTCTGCAACAACACCGACAATATATGATCTATCACTAAAGGAAGCAATAAGTGCAAGCATTTCCACGGGAAAATTGGTTTCTGGTGCTGCTAATCCTACTTCTATGGTTCCTACTTTTGCAAATCCAATATGGACCGAAATGGCAGTACTATCAAACCGATCATTCACAAACTCATGGCGTATGCCGGAGATTTTCGCTGTACGTTTCGGTGCAGTAATGGTCACGGGTTTCATCCTCGCCACCTTGTTCTGGCGGCTCGATGATTCCCCTAGAGGTGTAAGGGAACGGATTGGGTTTTTCGCGTTTGCCATGTCTACAACTTACTATATATGCGCGGAGGCATTGCCCGTTTTCATTCACGAGAGGTTCATTTTCATGAGGGAAACGGCTTACAATGCTTATCGGAGATCATCATATTGCCTCTCTCACGCTTTGGTTTCGATACCATCATTGATATTCCTCTCTCTATCGTTCGCAGCTCTGACTTTCTGGGCTGTTGGCCTAGACGGTGGAGCTTCGAGCTTTCTCTTCTATTTATCTGTCGTCCTTGCTTCCTTTTGGGCTGGTAACTCATTCGTCACGTTCCTGTCTGGTGTCATTCCTCATGTCATGATTGGATACGTAATCGTTGTAGCAATTTTCGCGTATTACCTTCTCTTCAGTGGTTTCTTCTTGAATCGTGATAGGATCCCATCTTACTGGATATGGTTTCACTACATCTCGCTCGTGAAATACCCATATGAAGCAGTGTTGCAGAACGAATTCAAAGATCCCATGAAATGCTTCGTTCGTGGGATTCAATTGTTCGATAACAGCCCACTCGGGGATGTTCCGATTTCGTTGAAGGAGAAATTGTTGGACAGTATAAGCAATACGTTGAACGTAAGGATAACAAATTCGACATGTGTGATGACTGGTGCAGATATATTGGTGCAACAAGGGATAACTCAACTGAACAAATGGAATTGCTTGTGGGTAACAATTGCATGGGGATTTTTCTTtaggattttattttatttttctttgttattgggaagtaaaaataaaagaaggtaATAATAAGttagatataaatattataataatgttaTTGAAGATAAACTTTTTaatactacttttttttttgttgttgttgttggtaatTCATTGTAAGTTGGTTTTATAAATTTGGGTTTTAGGTGTAAAGGTGTTATtgcaatttgaaaaattaatagaaCTTGCATGGCTATAATTTCATGGCTTGATGAATGGGCTTTTAATTCTTTTGCCCCCACATTTTCTAAGATATGTTATATGACTATATATTGTATAGTTTTTAAAGAgttaatagtaaaaaataataatatttttatgagtttcatattttaactattcattattttatttacctGTCTTATAAATCAGCTCAATGGAATTTGTGGCATAAAAGTTAAATCTTAATAAAAGAcctcaaatatatttaataaactaGCTTTTGCATGTATTACATGTGCCTATCGTGTGATCCGCGTATATTTCGTGCACCATGCGTGTATCCCTAGTTACTTAGttaaaaaacatttcaaattcacaaatatatGTGTTAAGTTAATATATACAtctagttaaaaaaaaaaagaaaaaaaagtgggTGCAAGctcaaaaatgatgaaaaatgatcATATTAATTTCAACAAACTTGATAgttaaattcaaaaatgttGGGCATTATTTAAACTTGGAGAAGTTTGTTTAAGAGATAGTTACTATgaattattcaagaaaaaaaaaggattttttaTATACCTATATTTACTTTTAGTAACTATTGAAAAAAGGATGTACATTGTCGTATTAATTCATTAAGGAGAAGTTTTGAGAGTTCGTAGCATAAAAGGTctaaaatgttaacaaaaatttttaaaacggtatatgaatttttattttaaccaaaagggcgAAATATCATAGTAATGTACTCAAAGATAATTTCAGTACTTACTTTTTCTTTTCGTAATTTATTACATATTATTGATTTTTGAAGTCGGGTTTTAGGTCTAATTTTGAGATTAATCAATATTTGTAAGACAGATCGTAACtaatatagaataaaataattatctcatattttatttcgaaattattatttttataatctcATCAATTAAATAGCCCCTTAAGTTTTATACATTGACATTTGACAGTATATTATACATTGTATAAACGGTACTCCATattaataagtttttaaaatagttaCTAAATGATAAAGGTATAAttgcaataaattaatatatcactcttaattaagagaaaaatgttataaatacattgaataagtggatagtccataaagttagtacatgaacaaccattcatattcactaggttacatgaacctttttggataagaatgtatctatttattatgatacttaatatggtgaccttaggagtgatttctcactctataaatatgGTTGTTCATTCACTGTTGTAATATCTACATATGagacttacatacacttgaataagaagaaatttctcctacatctacttctcttgtcttcttctctttatgattatattcttatgagcttagattttataacacgttatcagcacgagactctatccaattgagagtgagttcttgtttttctttagctcatattttggttgatctcgttatgaagatcaaagtattatatgcataaaatcaggtatgtattttctaaaatattttatgatttagaataaaatagtgtTCAGTCACTAATAGTTATCAGGAACcgaagacatatactactattggttgaatatgacatgcaATACAAAACATCTTAAAtgaagaaggtataaaattttaatagcatgagtttgaatattattttgattgttttgaaagactcaaataataaatcatgttCTACTTCGGCttattataccgttggttaagggtaagacgatggattcaagtttcatcgcaccaaaagggtaagacatcaggttaaagtccggatgcaccataataaaaagtatttgaggataagacgataggttcaagttctatcgcaccaaaagggtaagacatcaattaaagttttgatgcaccgtgattgggttcaagtcccatagaattatggcgtaacacgccttatatggataagacattaagtttgagtcaatgcaccatagtgataatataatgatgactaaggCTTTGATGAAAAGTCTTGAAATTCGTCTtactgaatttgctccattccttgaaaagaatgtggtagcaacatatgataattttaaaatcgcATGTTCACTTGCTCCATTCTATcgtatgaatgtggtagcagtaaatagttagtctgaaagatgacaaatgattAACGATATGAAAAAAAGGCATGAAGGGAcggaattataatagtcatcattgtggtaattataaaaggaagaacactgtGGGTTCTCCAAATAGTCCTTCGAAATGTGAAGGCAGTTttcattatcaaaatggtatgaaaggtcattagacttgtgaatgttgtcaacccaataatttgTCAAGTTTACAAATCCTCTATCAtgatacaagaagataaagtgatggtacacttaATCTtccaaagtgatgttgaggtgtgtcatggaaatatgatgaattttaaagtcatggcaatgtgcttataatgcaaatttatgaagtacatataaattattagtccattccttgaagagaatgtgacttgtgatgagtattgtgcatgctcgaccattctataagagaatgggtctaaatgtgataaaatcattatgggttggatttatgccacaactcacctctatggaaggtttgagaaaaaatgatatatgtcactTCTCATCTGTACGGGagatttgagaggaaataaattttatttggcagaaatggctaattgtattgtacgttttatacttcattatggtatgaactaccgaaagggcaaaagaaagaaatagttcttgcctataagggttgtggtcattattgtgtggcaatacaaatttgtcattggttgtgtacctatggtacaacaaaagtaaagcaagaaagacgtcttgctcgtaatgattttgaccatgacaataataatataatttcctccttgaaggagatgctcaccatagggatggtgtcatgcaatatgtgatagtacacaaaattaattacaagctctaacgagttgtgctattatcagaggaataatattggggttgtagtaattctcaaaagaaactttttaagtttcggatgaattgaaaataaatattgagactataaatcactacaaccgaagagggttataaatgtttatgtaaaagattaccccacttttcctcttgtttgttccatacaaacatgtacatgctgatgaaatcacatgtaaaagtaaattataagtgtactaaaataaagatcagttggcatgactggttgaccattccgattaaatgtgatgcaaacgtgattgagaattcaggtgatttatatgatgaagaaataaagattcttcaagaattctcttgtgttgcttgttctcttgataaaatgatcattgtaccagctaaggttgggattgtaatcccctaaaatttttggaacatataaaagggtgaatatgggcccgttcacctgtcatgtggatcatttgcaactatatgattgatgcatctatgcgatggtcacatgtattttgttgtcaacttacaaattggtttttgtaaggttgtttgctcgaattgttaaaattaagagcacagttccaaactatgaaattatattgataatgctggttgatttagcagaaattgtatgcctccaattatagctaaatcatggttatgagaacaaaactcccaaataagatttggtatgagataattttatttaacatgtagcaacacatgtatgcatcaaaccaacaaggtttccccattaaaattggttcagggtcaggaaccatataattttcatctaaaatgttgaatgtgcggttatgattttaattgctccaccacgcacaaagatgaacttccaaataaggttggaatgaatgttagattttctaacattagggggagagatgattgacagctgaaaattatgtgtgaggttaattatgaattatctagatcctcgttaaataaata includes:
- the LOC107015851 gene encoding ABC transporter G family member 6-like gives rise to the protein MSRIVAQNVSPVRDCVPLYDRRQMVEMSSPTFAQLLNNVGDNVTGDETGGSVHQVLTMELPLQQSIPFVLSFSNLTYSVRVRRKNIFPAISGRRNRTDEPRSTRTKVLLNDISGEARDGELLAVLGASGSGKSTLIDALANRISKDSLKGEMKLNGEPLHSKLLKVISAYVMQDDLLYPMLTVEETLMFSAEFRLPRTLSKSKKKSRVQALIDQLGLRNAAKTIIGDEGHRGVSGGERRRVSIGIDIIHDPIILFLDEPTSGLDSTSAFMVVKVLQRIAQSGSIVIMSIHQPSYRILGLLDRLIFLSRGQTVYSGSPFNLPQFFADFGHPIPENENKTEFALDLIRELEGSPNGTSSLVEFNRKWKNNNRNSATTPTIYDLSLKEAISASISTGKLVSGAANPTSMVPTFANPIWTEMAVLSNRSFTNSWRMPEIFAVRFGAVMVTGFILATLFWRLDDSPRGVRERIGFFAFAMSTTYYICAEALPVFIHERFIFMRETAYNAYRRSSYCLSHALVSIPSLIFLSLSFAALTFWAVGLDGGASSFLFYLSVVLASFWAGNSFVTFLSGVIPHVMIGYVIVVAIFAYYLLFSGFFLNRDRIPSYWIWFHYISLVKYPYEAVLQNEFKDPMKCFVRGIQLFDNSPLGDVPISLKEKLLDSISNTLNVRITNSTCVMTGADILVQQGITQLNKWNCLWVTIAWGFFFRILFYFSLLLGSKNKRR